The Pukyongia salina genome segment TTCCCGCATTGGCAATTACAACATCGATCTTCCCAAACTCTGCCATTACTGCCCTCATAGCCTTTTCCTGACTCACAAAATCACGTACATCGGCTTCCAGGCCCAGCGCACGACTTGAGTTACCCAATCTTGTGTTGAGATCGGCAGCAGCCTCTTCCGCACTTTCCAGGGAACGTCCGGTAATGGCTACATGCGCACCCTTTTTCATTAAAGCTTCGGCTATCCCTAGACCTATTCCTTTTGTTCCACCTGTAATAAGCGCTACTTTTCCATTAATTTCCTCCATGACCGTTCTTTTTGTTCAAAGTTACAACAGCTTGAATAAGTACGTAATTAAATTATACTTAAATTTAACAGTAATGAAGAAAATCGTCATCGTTTTTATCTTCCTTATGGGAAGTACCGGTATTTCCCAATCCAAATTAGTTGATCTTAGGGAGCTTTCTTCTGAATTTGATTACGAGATACGATATGCCACCAGTAACAATTTTCTTGGTGAGACTTTATACGATTGTGCCCGCTGCCTGTTGCAGCAGGAAGTGGCTGAAGCCCTACTAAAAGCAAACCAGTACTTTTGCGAATTAGGGTACAAGATCAAATTATACGATTGCTATCGTCCGTTAGACGTTCAGAAGAAAATGTGGGCAAAGGTCCCACGAGCTACCTATGTGGCTAACCCCTACGGAAAAGGTTCTATCCACAACAAGGGTGCAGCGGTCGATATGACCTTAGTCACCCTGGAAGGCTGCTATGTGGAAATGGGCAGCGATTACGATCATTTTGGGCGGGAGGCGCATATCGATAATTTAAATTTCCCCGAGGATGTTCTGGCCAACCGAAAGGTACTTATTGAAGGCATGAGAAAATTCGGGTTTAATACCATCCGTACAGAGTGGTGGCATTTCAGCTTCAGAAAAAATATGTCCTACCCTACCATGAATGAACCACTACCCTGTGACCGTTAGATTTACAGCTCGCCACCTTGTAAGGCACCAATTTCATTTCCGAAGATATCCAACTCCACAACCTTCTTTCCCAGTTTCTTAACTTCTTCCAATTGAGTAGCTCTATCACCAACAACCACATAGATCATTTTATCTTCCTGCATATACTTATCTATGGTATCCTTAAAATCTTTCAAGGTCATTTCCATCAATTGCTGTTGTTCCAGATCGATAAAGTTCTTTGGTTTACCAAATTTATCGATATGGGTAAGTATACCCAGCTTGGCATTAAGCGATTCGTAAGCACGGGTATTTTGTTTTACCACTTTGTTCTTGGTGAGTGCTACGTCCTCCTCTGTAAATCCCGATCCGTAATCTTGTATCATTTTCTGAATGATCTCCAAAGATGGCAGCGTGGCATTAGCCCTAACACTGGAAGTAATTGTGAATGGCGCGGTGATAGTACGATCCGGGATACGCGAATACGCCCCATAGGTGTATCCTTTTTCAATACGTAATGTTTGAAAAAGCCTTCCACTGGAACCACCCCCTAATATCTCGTTGGCAAAACTTAGTTTTGCGGCGTCCGGATCGGTTGCCGACAGAGCAAGAGAACCAATATAGAGTACAGACTGTTTGGCGTTCGGAACATCAATAAAATAGAGTGTTGATCCATCGGTGGCGTTGGTGACTTCTAAATTGGAAGACTTAACTCCTTCACCTTTCCAGTTATTCACCAGGCTCTCAACCGCCTTGTTCACTGTAGCTTTATCTATATCACCTACTACTTTCAAGCTCGCACCACCCGGCTTCAGAAATTTATAATATTCCTTTACATCCTCCAGGGTTACATTTTCGGCAGTTTCCAGGTTCCCACTGGTGGGCATACCGGCTATATGATCCGGGCCATAGATCAACGTATTAAAGTTAAGAGCCGCGATGGCGTTAGGATTGGCCTCTCTACCTTTAAGTCCGGTTTTCCATTCTTGTTTCAGTCGTTCGAAATCTGCCTCATCCCATCTGGGTTGTAACAACATTTCCTCCACCAATGCCATGGTAGGCGTAAAATTTCGGGATAAACAACTCCCCGAAATGTTGATCTCTTCCAGGCTTCCGTCAACTGAGATGCTGGAGCCAAGAAGTCCGATAGCCTCTTCAAGTTCGGCTGAAGTTTTACTAGCCGTACCTTCATTCATCAGGTCTGCTGTGAATACCGCCAGTCCCGATTTATCTGCCGGATCCAGCAGGTGTCCGCCCGGAATACTAATATTGAAAGTTACAATAGGAAGCTCATTATTTTCAATACCCAGGATTTTCATGCCATTATCTGCTGCGCTTTCCCATACCGTTGGCATTTTAAAGAGCGGCGCATCACCAAACGGTGGTTCAGACCTGTCGTATTTTGAGGGTGTTTTTTCGTATTCGGCTTCTTCCCCCTGCGCTACCTGCTCATTCGCTTTCATCGCAGTGATCTCCTCCTGCCAAACAGTTGCTTCTGTCGCGCCTGATACAGCTAGTTGAGGACTGGCGGCCGGAACCACACTGGTCATAACAAAATGTTTTCCTTTAATGTAGGTATTATACACGCGCATTACATCCTCGCGAGATATTTCCTGCAGGTATTTGGCACGTTTTGTTATATACCCGGGGTCGTTCCCAAATTCGTTGTCCTGAACCAGTTGAAACGCTTTATTTAAAACTGTGGCAACTCCATAGTAGAGGTCGGTTTCCAGTTCGGCTTTGATGCGTTGTAGCTCGTTATCGGTAAAGCCGCTTACCTCAAACCTTTTTAAGCCTTCATCGATCGCTGCCTTTACTTCATCCAAAGGCACACCTTCGTTTGCCCGAACCCTAAGGACGAATTCACCTGCCAATTCATTGCTGTTGTTATACGAGGATACCCTGGGAGCAAGTTTCTTCTCTTCTACTACGGTCTTATATAACGGAGATTTTTTACTGCCACTAAGCAGTTGTCCTAATACCTGTAATGCGTATTCATCTTTGTTGTATTGTTCAACACTAGGAAAAACCATTCTAAGTTCCGGCAGCTTTGCAAAATTATCGGCAAACGAGAGGGATTTCGTTTCTGTTAAGGTTACAGGCATGGGCTTTAACGGCTCTACTTCCGGTCCTTTTGGTATTTCCCCAAACCATTTATTCACAAGTTTTTTCGTTTCTTCAACATCGATATCACCTGCTATCACCAGGGATGCGTTACCCGCGCCATAGTATTTGTGATAGAATTCCTTTACATCATCGAGGGTAGCAGCTTGCAGATCGGGTAAAGATCCTATTACGGTCCAGCTGTATGGATGTCCTTCCGGATACAGGTTCTTTCTAATGATCTCATCGGTATAACCGTAAGGAGCGTTATCCACCCGTTGCCTCTTTTCATTCTTCACTACCTGCTTTTCGCGCTCAAGGGCAGCTTCGGTAACTGTATTGATCATGTATCCGAATCGATCGCTGTCGATCCATAATATCTTTTCGAAGGCATCCTTGGGTACTACCTCATAATAGACAGTACCATCACTCCAGGTACCTCCGTTTCGGCTTCCGCCCCATTCCGGGATCATTTTACGATTGGCGCCTACCGGAACATTTTCCGAATCATTAAAGCTCATGTGCTCGAAGAAATGTGCGAAACCGGTCTTTCCGGGCTTTTCTCTGTTGGAGCCCACATGCATCATAGTGGCAACCGCCACTATCGGGTCGCTTTTATCAACGTGAAGAATTACCTCCAGGCCGTTATCCAGCGTAAATTTTTCGTATTCGATACTAAAGGAGTCTGTGGTAGATTGGTCTATTGATTTTTCGGAGCAAGAGAATAGAAGGATCAATGTAAATAAGAAGGGAATGATCGATAAGAATTTCATTATTTTAAGGTTGTTAGTTAATGGCTTTCAAGATACCGTCTTTGAATAAATTGCCATGCTAAAGATTTCTTAAATTCGGTCTATCCGCATCCATTGCATTATCTTTGCAGCAAAATTTTTGATTTGAATATTTCTATTAAAACTTTCAGGATTATCAGCACAATGGAAGCTATTTCCTTCCTCGTACTACTTGGAATCGCGATGCCATTGAAATACATCTGGGACACGCCCGAAATGGTACAGGTGGTAGGTATGGCGCACGGTATATTATTTATGTTGTATATAGCCGGTGCCTGGTTGATGAAAGAGAAACTTAACTGGAGCTGGACTACCTTCTTTATCGCGGTTGCTTGTTCTGTTTTACCTTTTGGACCCTTTTATATTGAACGAAAATACTTGTCATGAACCGTGAGACGATGTTAACATATGCTGGCTGGGTACGCGATCTCCTGATCGAACAAGGTATGGGCCCGGGGTGGGCGAAACTAATCAATGCCGCGCTACTAATCATTGTTGTGGCAATTATCGCCACCATTCTGGATATCATAACCCGTAAGATCATTGTCCAGCTATTTAAGGCTTTTAGTAACCGGTCCAAAACTACCTTCGACGATTTCCTGGTTCTGAGTAATTTTCCACGTTACCTTGCACATAGCATCCCTTTATTCCTCACCTGGTATCTCATACCGGTGATCTTTACAGATTATCCGCAGGTTGAAAGGCACGTCGAAACACTTGCCGAAGCTTATCTGGTAATTCTCTGCATTCTTATCTTCAGAAGCATCTTACGCACCATAAATAAGTATGTGCGAGAGAGCAACGAAAAATATGCAGACAAGCCCTTAGAAAGTTATATGCAGGTGTTGATGATCTTCGCCTGGGGAGCTGGAATATTCTTTATCGTGAACGCTTTAACGGGCTATTCTATCACCAGTATTGCTACCCTGGGAGCTGCTTCGGCGGTAATCCTGCTCATTTTTAAGGATACTATTCTGGGTTTTGTAGCCAGTATCCAGGTTTCTGTAAATGATATAGTACGTATTGGAGACTGGATTACCTTTCAAAAGTATGGAGCAGACGGACTGGTTACCGAAATAAACCTGGCAACAGTACGAGTTCAGAACTGGGATAATACCTATACCACCATTCCTACCTATAGTTTGATTTCAGATTCTTTTCAAAACTGGAGAGGGATGCAGGAATCATCCGGGAGAAGAATAAAACGTGCCATTTATATTAAGCAAAGTACTGTTCGATATCTCACACCCGAGGATATTGAAACACTAAAGGGTATCTCACTGGTAAAACCCTATATAGAACACCGGGAGCGGGACATCGCTAAATACAATGAAAGAGTAAATGCAGACAAATCTGTACTTATAAACGGGCGTAACCAGACTAATCTTGGTGTATTCAGAAAATATATAGATGCCTACTTACACGAATCGCCAGCTATCAATAAGGATATGTATTTAATGGTGCGTCATTT includes the following:
- a CDS encoding mechanosensitive ion channel family protein; translated protein: MNRETMLTYAGWVRDLLIEQGMGPGWAKLINAALLIIVVAIIATILDIITRKIIVQLFKAFSNRSKTTFDDFLVLSNFPRYLAHSIPLFLTWYLIPVIFTDYPQVERHVETLAEAYLVILCILIFRSILRTINKYVRESNEKYADKPLESYMQVLMIFAWGAGIFFIVNALTGYSITSIATLGAASAVILLIFKDTILGFVASIQVSVNDIVRIGDWITFQKYGADGLVTEINLATVRVQNWDNTYTTIPTYSLISDSFQNWRGMQESSGRRIKRAIYIKQSTVRYLTPEDIETLKGISLVKPYIEHRERDIAKYNERVNADKSVLINGRNQTNLGVFRKYIDAYLHESPAINKDMYLMVRHLAPTDKGIPIEIFCFSYDKVWQNYEAIQADLFDHFIAAAPYFDLEIFELPTGKDISSLN
- a CDS encoding DUF3817 domain-containing protein, giving the protein MEAISFLVLLGIAMPLKYIWDTPEMVQVVGMAHGILFMLYIAGAWLMKEKLNWSWTTFFIAVACSVLPFGPFYIERKYLS
- a CDS encoding M16 family metallopeptidase is translated as MKFLSIIPFLFTLILLFSCSEKSIDQSTTDSFSIEYEKFTLDNGLEVILHVDKSDPIVAVATMMHVGSNREKPGKTGFAHFFEHMSFNDSENVPVGANRKMIPEWGGSRNGGTWSDGTVYYEVVPKDAFEKILWIDSDRFGYMINTVTEAALEREKQVVKNEKRQRVDNAPYGYTDEIIRKNLYPEGHPYSWTVIGSLPDLQAATLDDVKEFYHKYYGAGNASLVIAGDIDVEETKKLVNKWFGEIPKGPEVEPLKPMPVTLTETKSLSFADNFAKLPELRMVFPSVEQYNKDEYALQVLGQLLSGSKKSPLYKTVVEEKKLAPRVSSYNNSNELAGEFVLRVRANEGVPLDEVKAAIDEGLKRFEVSGFTDNELQRIKAELETDLYYGVATVLNKAFQLVQDNEFGNDPGYITKRAKYLQEISREDVMRVYNTYIKGKHFVMTSVVPAASPQLAVSGATEATVWQEEITAMKANEQVAQGEEAEYEKTPSKYDRSEPPFGDAPLFKMPTVWESAADNGMKILGIENNELPIVTFNISIPGGHLLDPADKSGLAVFTADLMNEGTASKTSAELEEAIGLLGSSISVDGSLEEINISGSCLSRNFTPTMALVEEMLLQPRWDEADFERLKQEWKTGLKGREANPNAIAALNFNTLIYGPDHIAGMPTSGNLETAENVTLEDVKEYYKFLKPGGASLKVVGDIDKATVNKAVESLVNNWKGEGVKSSNLEVTNATDGSTLYFIDVPNAKQSVLYIGSLALSATDPDAAKLSFANEILGGGSSGRLFQTLRIEKGYTYGAYSRIPDRTITAPFTITSSVRANATLPSLEIIQKMIQDYGSGFTEEDVALTKNKVVKQNTRAYESLNAKLGILTHIDKFGKPKNFIDLEQQQLMEMTLKDFKDTIDKYMQEDKMIYVVVGDRATQLEEVKKLGKKVVELDIFGNEIGALQGGEL
- a CDS encoding M15 family metallopeptidase, which translates into the protein MKKIVIVFIFLMGSTGISQSKLVDLRELSSEFDYEIRYATSNNFLGETLYDCARCLLQQEVAEALLKANQYFCELGYKIKLYDCYRPLDVQKKMWAKVPRATYVANPYGKGSIHNKGAAVDMTLVTLEGCYVEMGSDYDHFGREAHIDNLNFPEDVLANRKVLIEGMRKFGFNTIRTEWWHFSFRKNMSYPTMNEPLPCDR